The window TGCTCTCGTCGCGAAACCCTTCTAAATCCTTCGAAATTAACACATTAATTAAGATATCATTCGATGACAATCGATGTACCATTGGAGGTTGAAACTGTTCctttaatttctttgaaaaatgaaagaaaggatGAACATTCCAAGCACAAAGTGTGAAGAAATAGATTCCATTTCGAACGCTTCATCTTTCCTCGTGTTCAATGTATAAAAAAGAACCTATATGGATTTTATTTCATCGAATGTTTACCGATGTTTGTGTCAGGAATTTGAATATCAATGCAGCTGAGCGAATCTTATGAATATTTCACAATGCGCCCCAGAAACtcgtagaaatttttcaaatgtaaaaGCCTCGAAAAAAAGTATGTTTCATCTATTTCCTGGTGACAGTGGAGAATGTGTACCATCGGAGCATTTGATCGTTTTCCGGTTTCTGCGACACGTCGTTCCATTTCATGCATCGCTGATGCATTTTTATTTCCCTTCGTCCTTCTTTTGCTTACGTTTGCATACCATCGATGACACGGTTCTTCCTTAGCCTTCTTATACCTTCTTTCAGGAAGTTTCACCTGGAAGCACACTCTTTCTCCTCACGTTTTATCACAGTTTTTCCTGGATCTTCGAAAATCGCGTGATCACTTTGCCTCGCATTTCTGCGAATAGCAAATTGCTATATCGTTAAGCCTCTCGTAACTCCTTGCACCGTTATCGATTTCGAGTTTCCACTTTGCTCCTTAAGGCATTCGTTTCGATATTCTCTGCATAATTTAGTGGAAACGAGGGATGGATAAATGTAATTCCatttttagataaaaatgagaaaaggGAAGTTTCCTGAGATTTATAACAGAAATAAGAAACTTGCAATTgcacttttttaatttcatttcttttctttttgtcccATTTTCATGTAATATTGAACTGGAAATTATCTTTCGAAGGCAGTTACTGTCAGTCTTCATTTTCGCGAAGAACACTTCCGATTTTGCATTCACTTCCGCCAGGGAAGGTCGTTGTTCCGGATAACAAATGTGCCGCGTGTATCATTCACCGCAAACCGCGGTTTCCGGTCTCGCCTTGCCCCTCGTTTCTCGGTTTAATATCGATCAATGCAGTGCGATAAATAACGAGTAAAATTGTCTCATCCGACGTTTCATTTCCTCTCTTCATTCCCAAGTTGATTCTCCTTTCCCAAAAGATCTGCCccttttaatttcttctttgcGAAGGGGACTTTTTTCAAACGGGAAGAACTGGCAAATATGGAAGAACTGTAGTGTTTAAAGAAATCATAATAAAATAcgtagaaagaaagaagggagaGCCACGAGAACACCGAATAAAATCGCTCCTTTAAGATGATGTTCATCTACTGCAATTTCAGATCCAATAACAACATTCATTTCAGATGAAGCAATTCTTATCACCATAATTAGACACGATACTTTGCAAAAGAAAGAAGAGTTGTGCTATCTTTTGTGCGTGTGTTCAATTAGCAGTTATCGAATCATCTGTAATTATTTAAGATTTTTGAAAGAACatcgttatttattttatttatcacgaTGATTCCAGGAATATTACAGTAACTGATAGCGATTCTTGTTAATCGCTGATTAATTAACACAGGAATTATGAAGAAATGCAAATCAAATATTTGCAATTATAAGttgaaataatggaaaattcacAGGTACTCCATAACACATCATGTCGATAAGAATTGCCTGCACCGGAAGTGCATGCGTCGAAAGGATCTCGACAAAGATAAAACACACTGGCAAGAAAACAACCCATCGTTTTGAGCTCCACAAATTCCCAATAAAACCTGAGCGCAATCTTTCAAAAGAACACTTCGAACCCTATCAGCCTAAAAAGCATCTTCCTAAAAAACGATTCTCTAAATGTTGCAAAAATATTCAACACCTTAATCGATAATCAAACTTCAACAAACGAATGAATTCTAATGCTAATGAAAAAAAGATATACATATCAGCACCATTGAACTTTCACGagatatgtttttttttttttttttttcgatcaaGCTCAAAACGATCGATTCGTTTTATTCCATCGAATTTCTTCTTCCATTTAGCACGATACAGCAAATACGATACACACGTAAAATGGTACTAAATATTTGGGAAAAATGGGGAAGGGTTTTTATCACATCGTTCTATGTTCCTTTTTTTGTagcttttcgtttttttttttttacaaaaaatttcGTCCGTCAGGAAGAAGCCATGTTCACGCATCGTTTATCATTTTCTCCCTCTTGTATAAAGGTGCAAAAAATTAGAGAGGCACGGTCATTATCGGAACGCCTAGGGTCCGCGATTCACCTCTATTTGTCGTCTACGATAAACTGATAATCACGATCCGTTGATCTACTCGCTGCTTCGATAATAGTATCGATtcagagttctctacaaatacgaaGTCTTTGATCTTATCGTGACTTGAAAAAGTTGAGCCCGTCAGTGAACTGTTATCTTCGGACTATTTTGGAGGATTTAAATAGGTCTATGGTTCTTTCTTCTTCCATCTGGACTATCAGTGTGTCATTCTCATTAAACTGATGCATAAGTTCCGTTTATCGTAAGTATCTTTCGTCTTAAAATTTAGTATAACATTTACTATTCAATGTATCAACTAAATATAAAAACGTCCACTATACATTCGTTTATCTAGTtccattatattaaaaaatatacgtCTATTACCCAAATGGTAACACTGGAAAATTTGCATAGATAGAACTTATGCAGCAGTCTaacgtttaaccctttgcaccccAAATAATATATCCCAGACgtaataattatatgtatatcctAATTATTACCATTCTGATTTCAATCAATTCAATCAATTCTGACTACTGTAAAAAAAGATACAGTAAATTTcattattgaaataatgaatGTGTATATAGTTTAAAGAGATAAGAATGGATCATAATTAGTAATAAAGTAAATGGAGTAAAATAGtggagtgcaaagggttaacaatCATCCGGTATCTTGGTCCGTCTAAACTGGACCCGCGTCAGCGTTATTAATACAATCCAACGTCATCGTTATCAACAACGAAGCCGTCGATGATCCCTCGTTATCGCGACTCCTTATTGACCTCTTCCACAAAAAACAAAATACACGTTTCCAGCCTCTGGTACCTCGAAACCGAGCTCGTTATCGACAACAAAGCCAATAAAACTCGTCGGTTTCGTCGTTAAAAAAGTTTCCCAAGGAACGTCTCGCGATGGAGAAATTTTGGCAAAATAGAGCTTCTATAGAACAGTGAAGAAGCACTTTGTTTCGTTGTCGTCCGGTCAGCAATCGAGTTTCAAAGGAATTATTCTCAAGTTGTTGTAGCAAAATTGTTTAAATCCTTACATTTATTATCCTACGATCCTTGAACTTCATTTTCAGAGGACAGGCTCGTTTGCAGCCTTTCAGAGAATAGCCATAAAAGAGGTCTAGATATCCTTACTATCATTTTTGACCTTCCTTTCCAAAGGAGGATAGGCTCTTACACCCATTCCGATTGATAAAAAGCAGCCAGTAAGTGTAAAAAGTAGCCATTAGGTGTAGAGTAACATCTATACCCTCTGTTCCTTGTATCCTTGCAATAACTACCAGTTCTTGAACTTTCTTCACAGAATACAGGCTTCTTGCgccttttttaaatttccagGAAAATAGCCAGCAGGTCCAGAATCATTTCTAGAACCTACAGAAAGCCTCCTACCTCTCCTCCAAACGTACGAGCTGTCTTCAAACTCCTCTCTTCGAAAAAACGAGCTTGATTATCAGCTTGCAGCTTCGAGACTGGTCTAAGAACGATCTCGTCAAATGGAATAGTCCATGTGAACGATACAGAGCGCAGCAGTTCACTGGAACGCCTCGTGGATGCGACTGTCGCAGCAGGACGAAGAGGACGAGGAAGAAGACACCGTGGAAGGCGTGGCTGTGTCCAAAGGAGAGACTGTCCGCGACTTACAATATCAGAAGACGCAAGTGCAGTCCTCCGAAGCCCTGGCCTACCTGGCCCGTTTCCTGTTCAGTTTCGCCAGCTTACGCCGCTTCAGTATCAGCTGATACAACGTGTCCAGACCCTCGTGGAGACCCTCGCCGGTGATGGCGCACGCTGGTTGCACTCTGATGCACGCGCTACCTGGCATTCCTGCCAGTTCAAGAACGCCCAGGTGTTTCTCTAGCTCGCCAACTTCTTTAGCACCTGTGGACAGCAATTTGAATATCGTCTGGTCAGTTGGGATCCACTGGGAGGTGTCTTGAATGAACTAGGAGGTCCTAGATGGTGGATAAGGTCCTTTGGACTGATGATTTTGATTCAGGATGGCAAACGTGATTGATGTTTTTAGGTTCTCATTGGTTCTGTTTCAGCTTGGACGTTGGTGAATATGGTCTGGACTTGTATCCTTTGAATGTACTCAGGATCTTGGTTCAGGATGACTTGACGAACAGTATTCAAGTAGCTGTCTTGATATTTTACTCGATGGATATTTCTGGATTCATAGGAACATTGTAACTGGAGAGGAGTCTTCTTAATAAGGATTCCCTTGATCCTGGATTACATCGGCTTAATCGAAGATAACAAATTTACACTGTTAAGCATTAAGAGCATCCGATACTGTTATGTTAGATGAACCGTAATACATAATCTAAATAAGCTCGATAAATTGCAGTCAAGTGTATTCATACATACACTTCATGGTCTTCAGAAGTGAAACCATACGTTTTGAATCGATATAACGATGTTCCATCGACCACTTGTTCCCATCCacttaagaattaaaaaaagatcctattttctttttaccatcCCGATGATGTACCGCGTGTTACAAGAGATACAGTTTAAAAATACAACTCGAGATCTGACCCAGTTTTCTCGTATCGTTTCAAAACAAAACGAGCTGAATGAATATAAATTCACGTCAAGGTTTAAACAATATCCGTCGACGCGTTTTATAGGTAGACGGATAAAACCTTCTTACCTGGCAGATCCTGTTTGTTCGCCAGGATCAAAATAGGTACTCCAGCGTTGTCCGGGCTCCTGGCCGTCCTGGTCAGCTCCATCTTCGCCTCCTCGAGCCGTTCCGCGTCGCAGGAGTCGACCACGAAGATAATACCATCGGTGCAACGGGTGTACGACTTCCATAATGGTCGCAATTTCTCTTGCCCGCCCACATCCCATACGAGGAAATTTACACCTGAAACAAATCATCACGGAAATCTATTTTATTCCCTGATCCTTTCTAAAaccatttcatgacataaaagtatcacggaGCAGCACTTATGGCACGTCAATTTCAAGCTGAATGTTCAATAAAAAAGACCACCTAAACGTTTCGTTAATATCGTTAACAGAAAATCGTTGATTCTTTGTTAGAACTAGGACACCTCTCAAGCTCCCAGGAAACGATAAGAAATCTTTCACCGTGCAATCTGTATTTCAAAGAAAGTAGATTGTACAGGATAACGtagaaaaaggataaaaagagGCTAAACGTTGCAATTCCTTCGGTCGATCGATGCTACCAGGTTTCTGGGACGTCGAGAGATCTATTCGGTACCAAGAGGAAACTGGCGCCGACACATTTCCCCGTCGCGATAACTGTAATAAGTCGTTTTCGTGGGGCTTATCCTAACCGTGTAACTATTACGTGTCCAGTTACTGTTATTTGCATGTTACGACCACGTCGAACCCGTCATTGCGTGCGATAATTTCAGCTCTATTACACGCGGTACCAAAATCATCGTGATAACTGTGAGATTCGTGCCAGGGTCATTTGTTACGTTCCAGATATTCACGGATTATACGTTAGAACGATAGTTCGACGGTTTTCCATTACCGTGGGTACGACGGCTATCGCGTTAGTAAACGAAGAATTCCATTTACCTTTCGCTTTTCCGATGCCACCGCGGATTCTCTCGCAGTTGAAGCCTATGGTGGGCACAGTGTTGAGATACTGATCGAACTTTAATCTGTACAACGCGGTGGTCTTGCCAGCACTGTCCAGGCCAAGCATAGCCACGTGGAGCGGCGTTCCCGTAGGAAGTGCCTCGAGGAAGCCGCCGCTCGTGCCGCTCCTGCCCATCCCGGCACCCATTCCTTTCCTTCACAGCAGCTTCCTTCGCTCGAGACACCCGCCGCTttatccttcctttttcttcttctctgttATCCTTCTTTTATCTGGCATTTAGCTTCTTTATTCCTCAGCGGGAATGTAGAAACACCTTACCACACTGTTCtggatattttcttctttacctCTTTCTCCTGAAATCTTCTGAATTCATTCGTCATTCACGcggtatttttctattttatcacCCTAGAGAGGTTTCTCGTTTGAGTATTCTTCCAAGTACCATGTTCTCTCCAGCATCTCGTTTATTTCATCGCGCTCGATACCTGGTGGCTAGCGTCTAGTTTTCGACGTTTCTCCTTCGGATCTCGTTCTATTCGTTTTTCCCTCTTCGTGGTCGTTCCCCGTTGCTCCCTAGGCGGTGGGCGCCTTTCGTGTCCGCGGGCCAAAGTCGAGGATGGCGAAGGAGGGTCACCGCTTTCGATGCTCGTCCCCGCCGTAAAAGGACTCGCTTCGAGGCCACGATCACTACCGCACAGGCTGAAAATGAAAGGAGAAACGCGTTAGCGATGCTGCCTCTGCTCGATTCTTTTCGACTTGTCTCTTTCATTTATCCCCGAACGAACGTGTCGCGATTATTCGAGCAATGTTTCACCGCCCTCTTTTGCACGCGAACGTAATTGAAATCGAAAGTTACCAATTTTAGATACTCGAATTCGCTTGATGCACCTTCGAGAATCCTGTGTTACTAATTTTTGAACAATTCCGTTCGAGATTAAAGGGGAAGATGAAAAATTCTTCAACTGGTTGATCGAACgagtatattaattatataaatgatCTTCTACCAGTGAGATTCTTCTATTTGTGATTCGAAAATAACTTGGAAGATATTAATGTAACCTATTAATATCTTCTTTCGTTGATGGTATCAGCGCGAAAAGTCGCGTCTCTCGTCGCTAGTCGAGAAAAAGTCGAGTCGAAGGACTTCTCTAAATGGTTCACAAAGAGAATTCTTTCCTCGGCTCTCCGGGGAGCGAGGCCGAAATGGCCAGGTGAGCTCCCTAAGCCCATCATAAAGCAATTCTAAAACTCCCCGATTCGTGATGCTCACAAAAGGATTGTTCGGAGATTGCCCAACAGGTAGGAAACTTCGTGTTCGACTAAAAGGAAAATTcgaatattattagaaatatttttgcgaaggaaaatattaaattttctagaAGCGTTAATTAACGGTTGAATTTAGAGGAAATATTCTTTGGCGATGAAAAGAACAGAACGGAAGGAGAACATTAACCTTGGCAATAAACAGCACAAGTTTAACCGGTGCACATGCAAATCTGACGACTGAATATGTATTCCAGTTCTACGAGCCACGATTAATCTCTTTCCAGATCGGCTAACTTTATGGATAACAACGGTTACGGATTATGCAGTTCTGTTTTTCAACTATTAAACGTGTTGCATGCATGCTACACGTTGATACGGGACCCCAATTGATCCTGTGTCCATTTCTAGTTACACGAACTGGAGAAAAATCAGGGAAAGATCAAAAAATACTTAATTTTGATATACTTGATTGatcttattaatttattattctatagtccttaaattattaatttttaaacaaaagagtttcatatattggaagaatattttttaaaagaatgtacaatttaaaaaatgaaaatataatttagaaaatgaaaatatgaattaataaattgaattaaaattacgtTCATCTTGATGGCAATAATTTGATAAATGAGATTAATTGTTATTTTGGGTAATTGGGATTTGGCAATTAAGGTGGGTCATTGTTATTTTTTAGAAACTGCTGAAAATACTGTAATTCATTGTTATATAGAAATGTTTACGTATTGATCACAATAGATGAAAACAGCCTTTTAGATACATATAAAATACAGCACGTTCTGTCAGCTTCTTCCGGTCTATTGTACCGGTCTTCCGGTGTCTAGCGCAGGGTTTTTCATCGAGTTAGGTGAATCCTTTATTCTTATTTCCGTCACGCGGCTATAACTTCCGCGTTCGCATCGATTCAATCTTTCGATTTCCGGATATAAATGCGAATATACCATCTTTCTCTTTGCgaattttcaatatctttctAATTTCGAATGGTATTCGAAACGATTATTAGCCTCCTTCCGAACAAGCGAACGTAGATATTTATCGATAGCTAATCACGACTGATAATAGTCGCTATCACCGAGTATCGCTCGAattatttcctcttcttttcttcttctttcgctcATCTTCTCGGCCATTGTTCTCCGTACCTTCATTTTCTCTAATGACGCAACTTGCCACTTTTCTTCTTACTTCCTAACTAATCCAACGCAATCACCAGTCATTCTCGGTTATTTACTCATTTAATTGCGGGTATCTTCATATGTATAATTTTAGAgtcatgcaatttcttttttctatgaCAGTAACCTGACTCGTTGAAAAATAACCAGGAAGAgatcaaagttgaaaatattcaattttcaggTAGATAAttgattcattttattaattcattacTCTATAGTTctcgaattattaatttttaaaagagtttcatatattggaaaaataatttagaaaatgaaaataatatgaaatagaaaaaaaattgaattgaaattgggtctctctccgtggtccgccctCCGCCGCCCTCGTgattgtttgaataattttgcTAAAAAATCGCTTTATCCGCTGTTTTATTATACTAGTAATATTTTTCCAGGAAAGGTGTGTTTGAAAGACGCGTAAAACGACACTTGGTGTTAGCCGGCACTCCTTCCAATGACTCTTAAATTCCTCGCCTCGACTGTCTAGACTAGACGAAACTCGTAATCCGTACGTGCTGAAGTGAATTTAAGGCTTCTTGGTTCTCAAAGTACACGAGTCACAGAAAGGTAAAGCCGAGTTAATAAACCACGAACAAACAGCagacaattatttttatcacaGCCCCTTCGTACGATTTTTAACATAAATCTACAGTAAGAGGATGTGTTCGTTTCTAGAAAGAAATACCAAAGGACACCAACGAGAACAGATTCTGTTCTTaacacgaaaagaaaaaaaaatgagaaaatgttGCTGGCAGGTGCCGCAGACTGgtccagaaaaaaaaagaagataaaagtgGGTCGGGATGCGAGCCAATGCAGATGCACATGCATCAGATGCAGTTTACAGATATCGCTGccaatattttgtatttctcatttttctcaCGAATATGTTTCCAATTAACTTAATTCAAGTAAactccaaatttccaaataaaataaatccaATTCTATCAACGAATAATTCACACATTCAGCAATGTAAATTTCCGATGCACCCTGATGGAATCCATCAGGATCGTTTCGAAACGAGGAAGGTTCTTCCAAAAATTCCCCCGTCCAATTTGTATTCATTAATTTCCAGACAGACACCGGTTCACGTTGATCCTCAATTATGAGCATCGTCGTTAACGAACGTTCAATGTAATTACTAGGTAGTAGGAAAAAGCTGCTCGAGGTTCAATGTAACATTAACGAGATTCGTGTGTACCGGCTCTTTTTCCCTGGCGGCGAAACGTTTACATGGGTAAACAGGAACGATTCAAAGGGGTTGAAAGAGCGCAGACACACCCCCTCGTGAAACCACCACTAATTTTCAGCCACCAGACTCGCTCTTCTCCTTCGTCTTTCTCTCGCACGTTTCATTCGCGTTTTCAAGCATTCAAGAAACAGAAACGAGACTGCAGAAAGTGCAGCAGACAGAGATGCACTT of the Osmia lignaria lignaria isolate PbOS001 chromosome 7, iyOsmLign1, whole genome shotgun sequence genome contains:
- the Arl4 gene encoding ADP ribosylation factor-like 4 isoform X2, with product MGAGMGRSGTSGGFLEALPTGTPLHVAMLGLDSAGKTTALYRLKFDQYLNTVPTIGFNCERIRGGIGKAKGVNFLVWDVGGQEKLRPLWKSYTRCTDGIIFVVDSCDAERLEEAKMELTRTARSPDNAGVPILILANKQDLPAFPAKIKEDAFTWRRGMKERGVCRRRRV
- the Arl4 gene encoding ADP ribosylation factor-like 4 isoform X1 yields the protein MGAGMGRSGTSGGFLEALPTGTPLHVAMLGLDSAGKTTALYRLKFDQYLNTVPTIGFNCERIRGGIGKAKGVNFLVWDVGGQEKLRPLWKSYTRCTDGIIFVVDSCDAERLEEAKMELTRTARSPDNAGVPILILANKQDLPGAKEVGELEKHLGVLELAGMPGSACIRVQPACAITGEGLHEGLDTLYQLILKRRKLAKLNRKRAR